One genomic segment of Erysipelotrichaceae bacterium 66202529 includes these proteins:
- a CDS encoding helix-turn-helix domain-containing protein — protein MERYIKKMSFLGENIQTIRKHRGMKQQELADKIGINMQSLSKIERGVNYPTFDTLEKIMDVLGVTPNELLSGEWKYIDHTEPYIMDIIKREQDFNVSLDYLSENEFFDDEKECTFYKAYKLIQYIHNYITNEVTELEELMEIKQLIQRQKLERMIKVHKEMRGLDRYREQPKEYKYHDPYDDWIFRQLADIDNRNNIPDTSPQVDFNEADYEDYLKAKWNRGL, from the coding sequence ATGGAACGTTATATAAAGAAAATGAGTTTTTTGGGAGAGAACATACAGACCATAAGAAAACACAGAGGAATGAAACAACAGGAACTGGCAGACAAAATCGGTATCAATATGCAGAGCCTTTCCAAGATTGAACGTGGCGTGAATTATCCTACCTTTGATACGTTAGAGAAGATAATGGACGTGTTGGGAGTAACACCCAATGAATTATTGTCGGGAGAATGGAAGTATATCGACCACACCGAGCCCTATATCATGGATATTATCAAACGGGAACAAGACTTCAATGTTTCCTTAGATTACCTGTCTGAAAATGAATTTTTCGATGATGAAAAAGAATGCACATTTTACAAGGCATATAAACTCATACAGTATATCCATAACTACATTACCAATGAGGTTACGGAGTTGGAAGAACTTATGGAAATCAAGCAGTTGATACAGCGTCAAAAACTGGAACGCATGATAAAAGTGCATAAGGAAATGCGAGGGTTAGACCGATACAGAGAACAGCCCAAAGAGTATAAATACCATGACCCTTATGATGATTGGATATTTCGTCAGCTTGCGGATATAGACAACAGAAACAACATTCCCGACACTTCTCCACAAGTAGACTTCAATGAAGCAGACTATGAAGATTATCTAAAGGCGAAATGGAACAGAGGTCTTTAA
- a CDS encoding AAA family ATPase → MKKALPIGVVNYREIQYENYYTVDKTMMVQEFLERKSKVTLITRPRRFGKTSNMSRRCPPLVCLLNFLISRKAQNSYLRKRISVVRSIYLK, encoded by the coding sequence GTGAAAAAAGCATTGCCGATCGGCGTTGTGAATTATCGGGAGATACAATACGAAAATTATTATACTGTAGATAAAACGATGATGGTTCAGGAATTTCTGGAACGAAAAAGCAAGGTTACCTTAATCACCCGCCCGCGAAGGTTTGGAAAGACGTCGAATATGTCGAGGCGCTGCCCACCCTTGGTGTGCTTGCTGAATTTTTTGATATCACGAAAAGCTCAAAACAGTTATTTGAGAAAACGAATATCAGTGGTTCGGAGTATATATCTCAAATGA
- a CDS encoding AAA family ATPase, whose translation MPTLGVLAEFFDITKSSKQLFEKTNISGSEYISQMNQYPVIFLSFANAKGNLTAIVKAIKEEVKDAYKKYQFVLEDINFFDQPYYQVILNGLGNPEDGDIANIDNAVSFLMKKLEYIIIKR comes from the coding sequence CTGCCCACCCTTGGTGTGCTTGCTGAATTTTTTGATATCACGAAAAGCTCAAAACAGTTATTTGAGAAAACGAATATCAGTGGTTCGGAGTATATATCTCAAATGAATCAGTATCCTGTTATTTTTCTATCCTTTGCAAATGCGAAAGGGAATCTTACAGCTATTGTAAAAGCTATAAAAGAGGAAGTCAAGGATGCCTATAAGAAATATCAATTCGTCCTGGAGGATATCAACTTTTTTGACCAGCCGTATTATCAGGTAATTCTCAATGGTCTGGGAAATCCGGAGGATGGTGATATTGCAAATATTGATAATGCAGTATCCTTCCTTATGAAAAAGCTGGAGTATATTATCATAAAAAGGTGA
- a CDS encoding PTS sugar transporter subunit IIC — protein sequence MKKFMDWITNKFAPKMNKIARNPWVLAIQESINVSMPVIFIGSIVTLLNILGNFISMPDISAVSTFSMGLLSVYLAFLVPYTLMEKKRHNKSKKEAGIVGVGFFLMLTSPSFEDGSISFMIDSLGMGGMLAALLSGLLVGMVMSKFANHSFFKEDTTIPEFITVWFDTFIPMLLILLIGWFVIFQMGINMVDVIYTIFSPLISLGDSYIGFIILNFLCAFLYTFGISSWLLDPIDTTITMTALNANIVAAKAGVTATAINCYGIGTYISMGGTGMTLGLVFMMLFFAKSKKLKIMGKVTVIPSLFNINEPLVFGAPLAFNPIMMVPMWIASFVISSLTYLGFYFNIIPKITQLWSFWYLPKPISQYVLGGLSGLTFGLVMFALSCLIYYPFFKIYDRQCCEEEAAAQAKEIA from the coding sequence ATGAAAAAATTTATGGATTGGATTACAAACAAATTCGCACCTAAAATGAATAAAATTGCACGAAATCCTTGGGTTCTTGCAATCCAGGAATCTATCAATGTTTCTATGCCTGTTATTTTTATAGGCTCTATCGTGACACTGCTTAATATTTTAGGAAACTTTATTTCTATGCCGGATATCAGCGCTGTCAGTACTTTTTCCATGGGTCTGCTATCTGTTTATTTGGCTTTCCTGGTACCCTATACATTAATGGAAAAAAAGCGTCATAATAAATCAAAAAAAGAAGCAGGAATTGTTGGTGTCGGTTTCTTTTTGATGCTAACTTCACCCTCATTCGAGGATGGAAGCATATCCTTTATGATCGATTCCCTCGGTATGGGGGGCATGCTGGCGGCCTTATTATCTGGTTTACTTGTAGGTATGGTTATGAGCAAATTTGCAAATCATTCTTTTTTCAAAGAAGATACCACAATTCCGGAATTCATAACTGTCTGGTTTGACACATTCATCCCTATGCTGCTCATTTTGTTAATTGGATGGTTTGTGATATTCCAAATGGGAATTAATATGGTAGATGTTATCTATACGATTTTCAGTCCACTTATTTCATTGGGAGACAGTTATATAGGCTTTATAATTCTGAACTTTCTGTGTGCATTTTTATACACATTTGGAATTTCATCATGGCTACTGGATCCAATTGACACTACTATCACAATGACAGCATTAAATGCAAATATTGTTGCTGCAAAAGCAGGAGTGACAGCTACAGCAATTAATTGTTATGGAATTGGCACCTATATTTCAATGGGTGGTACTGGCATGACATTGGGGTTGGTGTTCATGATGCTGTTCTTTGCTAAATCAAAAAAACTTAAAATAATGGGTAAAGTAACGGTTATACCTAGTCTTTTCAATATAAACGAACCATTGGTGTTTGGGGCACCATTAGCATTTAATCCAATTATGATGGTACCTATGTGGATCGCATCCTTTGTGATTTCAAGTCTTACATATTTAGGTTTTTACTTTAATATCATCCCTAAAATTACACAACTGTGGTCTTTCTGGTACTTACCGAAACCTATTTCTCAATATGTTTTAGGTGGATTAAGTGGGTTGACCTTTGGGCTTGTTATGTTTGCTCTTTCCTGTTTAATTTATTATCCATTCTTCAAAATCTATGATCGGCAATGTTGTGAAGAAGAAGCGGCAGCTCAGGCAAAAGAGATTGCTTAA
- a CDS encoding PTS lactose/cellobiose transporter subunit IIA: MIENNIQELNEAAMQIILHAGNCRMLLTEALDALNENHTENTIKDKFKKAKGEITIAHRIQTEMIQGSIENDHLETTLLFTHAQDTLMTINSELNIAHHIYQLYTSLKNEIYLLKVKLEGTTDEA, from the coding sequence ATGATAGAGAATAATATACAGGAATTGAATGAGGCAGCTATGCAAATAATTTTACATGCCGGTAATTGTAGAATGCTTTTAACAGAAGCATTGGATGCATTAAATGAAAATCATACAGAAAATACAATTAAGGATAAATTTAAAAAGGCAAAAGGAGAAATCACAATAGCTCACAGAATACAGACGGAAATGATCCAGGGGTCAATAGAAAATGACCATTTAGAAACAACACTGTTGTTTACGCATGCTCAGGATACGTTAATGACTATAAATTCAGAATTAAATATAGCACACCATATATATCAATTGTACACTTCTTTGAAAAATGAAATATATTTGCTAAAAGTTAAGCTTGAGGGTACAACGGATGAAGCATAG
- a CDS encoding excisionase has protein sequence MNNNDIPVWEKYTLTIEEASKYFRIGENKLRRLAEENKDAGWLIMNGNRIQIKRRQFEQVIDKLDAI, from the coding sequence ATGAATAACAACGATATTCCCGTATGGGAAAAATACACCCTTACCATTGAAGAAGCGTCAAAATATTTCCGTATCGGAGAAAACAAGTTAAGACGATTGGCAGAGGAAAACAAGGACGCTGGCTGGCTCATTATGAATGGCAACCGCATACAGATTAAACGCCGACAGTTTGAACAGGTTATTGATAAATTGGACGCAATCTAA
- a CDS encoding amino acid carrier protein, protein MNFIQELLGNLNTFLYSNILLVLLVAAGLYFSIRTGFVQFRMLGEGIRLLKEKAHHHDGVSSFQALMISTASRVGTGNIAGVATALAAGGAGSIFWMWVIALIGGASAFVESTLAQIYKERDGDQFRGGPAYYIEKALQKRWLGILFAVLLIACFIFGFNGLQAYNVSSALEYYIADTQTASLMVGLVLAGATAAVIFGGVHRIGIISSTIVPIMAVLYILLGLYITASNISGLPAIFTQIFQEAFDLQAIFGGFAGSCVMYGIKRGLFSNEAGMGSAPNAGATADVSHPVKQGLVQTISVFIDTILICSTTAFMLLNYGIEDGLTGMPYVQTAVSAEVGAWGIHFITISIILFAFSSLIGNYCYAESNLKFIMNDKKALLIFRLVTIVVIFFGAQADFSTIWDLADVLMGFMAIENIIVILLLGNIAFLALKDYTKQKQQGKDPLFEPEKLGIKHAECWESIDEEYTES, encoded by the coding sequence GTGAATTTCATTCAGGAATTATTAGGAAATCTAAATACATTTTTATATAGTAATATATTGCTTGTACTGCTGGTGGCGGCAGGGCTATATTTCAGTATACGGACAGGCTTTGTGCAGTTTCGTATGCTGGGGGAGGGGATTCGTCTTTTAAAGGAAAAGGCACATCATCATGATGGAGTATCCTCTTTTCAGGCGTTAATGATATCAACTGCTTCTAGGGTAGGAACCGGTAACATCGCAGGAGTTGCGACCGCACTGGCAGCAGGAGGGGCAGGCTCCATCTTCTGGATGTGGGTTATTGCTTTGATCGGAGGAGCCAGTGCTTTTGTGGAGTCCACGCTGGCACAGATCTATAAGGAACGCGATGGGGATCAGTTTCGCGGCGGGCCTGCGTATTATATAGAAAAAGCATTGCAGAAAAGATGGCTGGGTATTTTGTTTGCCGTATTGCTGATTGCCTGCTTTATCTTCGGCTTTAACGGATTGCAGGCGTATAATGTAAGCAGTGCTCTGGAATATTATATAGCGGATACACAAACAGCCTCTCTTATGGTAGGGCTTGTTCTTGCAGGTGCTACTGCAGCAGTCATATTCGGTGGTGTTCATCGTATCGGTATCATCAGCTCTACGATTGTTCCCATCATGGCCGTGCTGTATATACTGCTGGGACTTTACATAACAGCTTCCAACATCAGCGGACTACCGGCGATATTCACACAGATTTTTCAGGAAGCCTTTGATCTGCAGGCTATTTTTGGAGGCTTTGCGGGCTCCTGTGTTATGTATGGAATCAAGCGCGGACTGTTTTCCAATGAGGCGGGAATGGGCTCTGCACCAAATGCCGGAGCAACCGCAGACGTTTCTCATCCGGTAAAGCAGGGACTGGTACAGACGATTTCAGTATTTATTGATACGATACTCATCTGTTCAACGACAGCCTTCATGCTGCTGAATTACGGTATTGAGGACGGGCTGACAGGAATGCCGTATGTCCAGACTGCAGTTTCTGCTGAGGTAGGCGCATGGGGAATCCATTTCATAACCATTTCTATAATCCTGTTTGCATTTTCTTCATTGATAGGAAACTACTGCTATGCGGAAAGCAATTTGAAATTTATCATGAATGATAAGAAGGCATTGCTCATATTCCGTCTGGTGACAATCGTAGTGATTTTCTTTGGGGCACAGGCAGATTTCTCTACCATATGGGATTTAGCCGATGTGCTAATGGGCTTTATGGCAATCGAAAATATTATCGTTATTTTGCTGTTAGGCAATATCGCTTTCCTTGCATTAAAGGACTATACAAAGCAGAAGCAGCAGGGAAAAGATCCTTTATTTGAACCGGAAAAGCTGGGCATTAAACATGCAGAATGCTGGGAGAGCATTGATGAGGAATATACAGAATCCTGA
- a CDS encoding family 1 glycosylhydrolase, producing the protein MKHSRDKFPEGFLWGGAVAANQIEGAWLEGGKGISVADILKYEPDKNIKEKENLGMCKSDVQEALTDTASVFPKRTGIDFYHTYPQDLQYFKEIGMKSFRTSISWARIFPNGDDDKPNEEGLKFYDKLIDDIIKNEMEPLITLSHYEMPLNLTQKYNGWYSREMIDFFFKFAKICIDRYHTKVKYWIPVNQINLIVYECFNSLGIMDDCVDYMLEAKYQALHHEMVACARIHQYVHEHYPDNQIGIMLNCQISYPATCRPEDAYWTLKRNQMENFFCGDVLLKGKYPDYVWSYFEERNIQISIKQEDIQQLKHTADFMTFSYYYTRVSDEAHRKETLTCYANPLLPTSSWGWGIDPLGLRYALNVYQDRYNKPMMITENGYGEYDTIDHNGLVHDDYRISYFREHIKAVKGAIKDGCNVVGYYAWSPIDIVSCSSSEMSKRYGFVYVDIDDYGNGTGARYKKDSFYWYKRVIKSNGEEL; encoded by the coding sequence ATGAAGCATAGCAGAGATAAGTTTCCGGAAGGTTTTCTATGGGGGGGCGCAGTAGCTGCTAATCAGATAGAAGGCGCATGGCTGGAAGGTGGTAAAGGTATCAGTGTCGCGGATATCTTGAAGTATGAACCAGATAAGAATATTAAAGAGAAAGAAAATTTAGGTATGTGTAAAAGTGATGTACAGGAAGCGTTAACGGACACTGCTTCTGTATTTCCAAAAAGAACAGGAATTGACTTTTATCATACATATCCACAGGATTTACAGTATTTTAAAGAAATAGGTATGAAATCATTTCGTACATCGATCAGCTGGGCTAGAATATTTCCAAATGGTGATGATGATAAGCCTAATGAAGAAGGGTTAAAATTTTATGACAAATTGATCGATGATATAATAAAAAACGAGATGGAGCCTTTAATCACTTTATCCCATTATGAAATGCCATTGAATCTGACACAGAAGTATAATGGATGGTACAGTAGAGAGATGATTGATTTCTTTTTCAAATTTGCAAAGATATGCATTGATCGGTATCATACAAAAGTTAAGTATTGGATTCCTGTGAATCAAATTAATTTAATTGTTTATGAGTGCTTTAATTCTCTTGGCATTATGGATGATTGTGTTGATTATATGTTGGAAGCAAAGTATCAGGCGCTTCATCATGAAATGGTGGCTTGTGCTCGCATACATCAATATGTGCATGAGCATTATCCTGATAATCAAATTGGTATCATGTTAAATTGTCAAATATCGTATCCTGCTACATGCCGTCCAGAGGATGCATACTGGACATTAAAAAGAAATCAGATGGAAAACTTCTTTTGCGGAGATGTTTTGTTGAAAGGGAAGTATCCAGATTATGTATGGAGCTATTTTGAAGAACGAAATATTCAGATTTCTATAAAACAGGAAGATATACAGCAATTGAAGCATACTGCAGATTTTATGACATTTTCCTATTACTACACACGTGTTTCAGATGAAGCACATAGAAAAGAAACTCTGACATGCTATGCTAATCCATTGCTTCCTACATCTTCATGGGGATGGGGAATTGATCCCTTGGGACTTCGATATGCATTAAATGTGTATCAAGATCGTTATAATAAACCAATGATGATTACGGAAAACGGATATGGTGAATATGATACTATAGATCATAATGGACTTGTTCATGATGATTATCGTATATCATATTTTCGAGAGCATATTAAAGCAGTCAAAGGTGCTATTAAGGATGGATGTAATGTAGTGGGTTATTATGCATGGTCTCCAATTGATATCGTTAGCTGTTCTTCATCAGAGATGAGTAAGCGTTATGGATTTGTTTATGTTGATATAGACGATTATGGGAATGGGACTGGAGCACGTTATAAAAAAGATAGTTTCTATTGGTATAAAAGGGTTATCAAAAGTAACGGAGAAGAATTATAA
- a CDS encoding replication initiation factor domain-containing protein translates to MHILGLPTDIFNVYPASIKFKTYQARWQIGDIYVSWDARKTEDNPQGLGCYLVMTGRGCDDIFRILDSRNYTFGDMFKHCERRYGLDNFHFTRLDIAIDDKNEKPFFTIEQIKKKCEKEEFISNSEGYHFDESKFDDFDTAKTVYIGAGKSGLSYRFYDKDKEVCSKHNKTLDEVGSWKRTEMQLRDDKAHAFAMTFKDRPLELGELAFGLLANNLRFVVPNRNESNKSRWKTCRFWERFLGAVEVLKLQVPKQQNSLEETQQWLTEGGVISAVKSFYFLEEHDALGGLEKVGTMLDKARYSNSLSSKLTAHLQRINRTDLIPYIQYDTKHGKGGI, encoded by the coding sequence ATGCACATTTTAGGTTTACCGACTGATATTTTCAATGTCTATCCGGCAAGCATTAAATTCAAGACTTATCAAGCACGCTGGCAGATTGGAGATATTTATGTATCGTGGGACGCAAGAAAGACAGAGGACAACCCACAAGGGCTAGGCTGTTATCTTGTTATGACTGGCAGAGGTTGTGATGATATTTTCCGTATTCTCGACAGTAGGAATTATACCTTTGGAGATATGTTCAAACATTGTGAGCGAAGATATGGACTGGATAACTTCCATTTCACTAGACTGGATATTGCCATTGATGATAAGAACGAAAAGCCATTTTTTACCATAGAGCAGATAAAGAAGAAATGCGAAAAAGAGGAATTTATCTCGAATAGTGAGGGCTACCACTTTGACGAAAGCAAGTTTGATGATTTCGACACCGCAAAGACCGTTTATATCGGTGCTGGGAAATCGGGATTGTCCTACCGCTTTTATGACAAGGATAAGGAAGTCTGTTCAAAACATAATAAGACACTTGATGAAGTCGGCAGTTGGAAACGGACAGAAATGCAACTGCGTGATGATAAGGCTCATGCTTTTGCCATGACATTCAAGGACAGACCGCTGGAACTGGGAGAACTGGCTTTCGGGCTATTGGCAAACAACCTACGCTTTGTCGTACCAAACAGAAACGAAAGTAATAAGAGCAGGTGGAAAACTTGTCGGTTTTGGGAACGCTTTTTAGGGGCTGTGGAAGTCTTAAAACTGCAAGTACCAAAACAGCAAAATTCCCTTGAAGAAACACAGCAATGGCTCACAGAGGGTGGCGTGATTTCCGCTGTCAAAAGTTTTTACTTCTTGGAAGAACATGACGCATTAGGTGGACTGGAAAAAGTGGGAACTATGCTTGATAAGGCAAGATACAGTAATTCCCTTTCCAGTAAATTAACCGCCCATTTACAGAGGATAAACCGCACCGACCTTATCCCTTATATCCAATATGACACGAAACATGGGAAAGGGGGTATCTGA
- a CDS encoding HTH domain-containing protein, with product MGTSQTSKLLTYLLSERERWVSASLLSERLSVSTRQIRKYITKLNEDAAGMLIISSSMGYRLDLKRYQEYIKNKIDFEETPATRQNYILQKLICEKGGYDIFDLADELYVSNATIENDLKIVRKIIRDYHLVIKRDKDAIRIIGTEIEKRKLMSLLISSDSYDNFILKDEIPMLTFHYNYKEIYNEIKKIFNDADIFANDYTLNNTVLHLVITIDRVRNHHQLEDSVDMDKIIESNHFNVAKQINEYIENTFDIYLNNAELYNLALVIINNTTMLDYSSISPANISNYIEKKYIDIAHKIIRDVEVCYYLDPFDEDFITKLYEIIYVFLTIFLYLLKCPQSLILSALRAFCFCGKPHISRSIFLYFRYQAWLKSW from the coding sequence ATGGGAACTTCACAAACATCAAAGCTGCTTACGTATTTATTATCAGAGAGGGAAAGATGGGTCTCAGCTTCATTACTTTCTGAACGTCTTTCTGTATCCACCAGACAAATCAGAAAGTATATTACAAAACTTAATGAGGATGCTGCAGGTATGCTTATAATTTCAAGCAGTATGGGATATCGTTTAGACTTAAAGCGATATCAGGAGTACATAAAAAATAAAATAGACTTTGAAGAAACACCAGCCACAAGACAAAATTATATTCTGCAAAAACTGATCTGTGAAAAAGGCGGTTACGATATTTTTGATTTGGCAGATGAACTCTATGTCAGTAATGCTACAATTGAAAACGATTTGAAAATAGTTAGAAAAATCATAAGGGATTATCACCTTGTTATAAAAAGAGACAAGGATGCAATTCGTATAATTGGAACAGAAATTGAGAAACGAAAGCTAATGAGCCTTCTCATTTCCAGCGATTCCTATGATAATTTTATTCTAAAGGATGAGATTCCTATGCTAACCTTCCATTATAACTATAAGGAGATTTACAACGAAATAAAAAAAATCTTTAATGATGCTGATATATTTGCAAATGATTATACGTTGAATAATACAGTTCTACACCTTGTGATTACCATAGACAGAGTACGTAACCATCACCAGTTAGAAGATAGTGTAGACATGGATAAAATCATAGAAAGCAATCATTTTAATGTGGCAAAGCAGATTAATGAGTATATTGAGAATACATTTGACATATACCTTAATAATGCTGAGTTATATAATTTAGCACTCGTGATTATTAATAATACAACAATGTTGGATTATTCCTCAATTTCACCAGCTAATATTAGTAATTATATTGAGAAAAAATATATTGATATTGCTCATAAAATAATAAGGGATGTTGAAGTCTGCTATTATTTAGACCCTTTTGATGAAGATTTTATAACAAAATTATATGAAATTATATATGTCTTTTTGACTATCTTTTTATATCTTCTCAAATGTCCGCAAAGCCTTATTTTATCGGCTCTACGGGCATTTTGCTTTTGTGGTAAACCTCACATATCTAGGTCTATCTTCTTATATTTTCGCTATCAAGCGTGGTTAAAATCGTGGTAA
- a CDS encoding PTS sugar transporter subunit IIB, which translates to MKKILLVCGTGASSGFMAKNIRKAAKKQNIEIDVKARGDSAIEDYINEIDLLLVGPHLNYMLHDLECIAEPYHVPVALIPQLSYGNLDGDAVLNLIREILKEL; encoded by the coding sequence ATGAAAAAGATTTTATTGGTATGCGGAACAGGCGCATCCAGCGGGTTTATGGCAAAAAATATTCGAAAGGCAGCAAAAAAACAGAATATTGAAATCGATGTAAAAGCAAGGGGTGATTCAGCAATTGAAGATTACATAAATGAAATTGACCTTTTACTTGTTGGACCACATTTGAATTATATGCTTCATGATCTGGAGTGTATTGCTGAACCTTATCACGTTCCTGTCGCATTGATACCACAATTATCTTATGGTAACTTGGATGGGGACGCAGTGTTGAATCTCATACGTGAGATATTAAAAGAACTGTAA
- a CDS encoding tyrosine-type recombinase/integrase has protein sequence MKEKRRDNKGRILHTGESQRTDGKYLYKYVDAFGNTKYVYAWRLTPTDPTPKGKREKPSLRELEQQIRRDIEDGIDSTGKKMTLCQLYAKQNAQRANVKKSTQKQREQLMRLLKEDKLGARSIDTIKPSDAKEWALRMKEKGFSYNTINNHKRSLKASFYIAIQDDCVRKNPFDFKLSEVLENDTKEKVALTEEQEQALLSFIRTDNVYHKYYDDVLILLKTGLRISELCGLTIMDVDFIHEVVVIDHQLLKSKEQGYYIETPKTKSGTRQVPLSKETIQAFQRMMKKRPKAEPFVIDGRGNFLFVNQKGKPKVAIDYNMLFVRMVKKYNKYHRDNPLPHITPHTLRHTFCTRLASKNMNPKDLQYIMGHSNISITMNWYAHASIDTAKSEVQRLIA, from the coding sequence ATGAAAGAAAAAAGACGGGATAACAAAGGTCGTATCCTGCATACTGGAGAGAGCCAACGAACAGACGGAAAATACTTATATAAATATGTGGACGCATTTGGAAACACAAAATATGTGTATGCTTGGAGATTGACACCCACAGACCCGACACCAAAGGGAAAACGGGAAAAACCCTCACTTCGTGAACTGGAACAGCAGATAAGACGGGATATTGAGGACGGTATCGACAGCACAGGCAAGAAAATGACGCTTTGCCAACTCTACGCCAAACAGAACGCACAGAGGGCAAATGTGAAGAAAAGCACACAGAAACAACGGGAACAACTTATGCGGTTATTGAAAGAGGACAAGTTAGGTGCTAGGAGCATTGATACAATCAAACCCTCTGACGCTAAAGAATGGGCGTTACGCATGAAAGAGAAAGGCTTTTCCTACAATACCATTAACAACCATAAACGCTCGTTAAAAGCGTCATTCTATATCGCCATACAAGACGATTGTGTAAGGAAAAACCCTTTTGATTTCAAGTTAAGTGAAGTCCTAGAAAATGATACCAAAGAGAAAGTCGCATTGACAGAGGAACAGGAACAAGCCCTACTGTCATTCATCAGGACGGACAACGTGTATCACAAGTATTATGATGATGTGCTGATACTGTTAAAAACAGGACTTCGTATTTCGGAACTATGCGGACTGACAATCATGGATGTTGATTTTATCCATGAGGTTGTGGTTATCGACCACCAGTTACTAAAGAGCAAGGAACAAGGCTATTATATTGAAACGCCTAAGACAAAAAGCGGAACAAGGCAAGTGCCATTAAGCAAAGAAACGATACAGGCATTTCAACGAATGATGAAGAAACGCCCAAAGGCAGAACCATTTGTGATAGACGGACGGGGCAACTTTCTATTTGTCAATCAGAAAGGCAAGCCCAAAGTTGCGATTGATTACAATATGCTTTTTGTCCGTATGGTAAAGAAATACAACAAGTACCATAGGGATAACCCTTTGCCACATATCACACCGCATACGCTACGCCATACATTCTGCACAAGGCTGGCAAGCAAGAACATGAACCCGAAAGATTTACAGTATATCATGGGGCATTCAAATATCAGTATCACAATGAACTGGTACGCTCATGCGTCCATAGATACCGCAAAATCAGAGGTTCAGCGTCTAATCGCATAG
- a CDS encoding methylated DNA-protein cysteine methyltransferase has translation MANEDKKDFNAMLHDSKDMPKFQIIIDQKSIEKYGGNKMYFAPPIDYDKVMKKVPYGKVITVGKIREHFAKLSGADFTEPITAGIFVSIVAWASYQRSEDETPYWRTLKANGELNAKYPNGIEAQKEKLEAEGHTIIQKGRKNIRYYVKDYENSLFDLK, from the coding sequence ATGGCAAATGAAGATAAAAAAGATTTTAATGCTATGTTGCATGATAGTAAGGATATGCCAAAATTTCAAATTATCATAGACCAGAAAAGTATTGAGAAATATGGTGGAAACAAAATGTATTTTGCTCCCCCGATTGACTATGACAAAGTAATGAAAAAAGTTCCGTATGGTAAAGTGATTACGGTTGGAAAAATACGAGAACACTTTGCAAAATTGAGTGGTGCAGATTTTACAGAGCCGATTACAGCGGGTATATTTGTTTCTATTGTAGCGTGGGCGAGTTATCAGCGTTCCGAAGATGAAACACCCTATTGGAGAACATTAAAAGCAAACGGAGAATTAAATGCTAAATATCCAAATGGTATTGAAGCACAGAAAGAAAAATTAGAAGCAGAGGGACATACCATTATTCAAAAGGGGCGTAAAAATATACGATACTATGTAAAGGACTATGAAAATTCTCTTTTTGATTTGAAATAG